Proteins from one Paenibacillus amylolyticus genomic window:
- a CDS encoding acyl-CoA dehydrogenase family protein, with protein MLSSKSPMVTNGSSLYIDRDAPVVTGGEHADWFLITMKPSDQSPDSDVQLVFAERHQLELESVSDWQAMGMRGTGSVGMRIRGSIGEEQMIGAATDFKLLAVQTMIPMGHILWSACWLGAAKGVYEGLIQLIRNPQNRSRFNLQSDLFYARLARVRLQLDTVNIYLNEMIRQYEDHSNPGNMKLLEAPRFNIHINNLKILASETLFQATDQMIDIAGLSHGYTANDGLPLERAFRDLRSASLMYHNDRLLLANGKLNLIDHRLLP; from the coding sequence TTGCTCTCGTCCAAAAGTCCGATGGTGACCAATGGAAGCTCGCTCTATATTGACCGAGATGCTCCAGTCGTAACCGGCGGCGAGCATGCCGACTGGTTTCTCATCACAATGAAACCTTCTGATCAAAGTCCCGACAGTGATGTCCAACTGGTTTTTGCCGAACGACATCAACTGGAACTGGAAAGTGTCTCCGATTGGCAGGCCATGGGGATGAGAGGGACCGGCAGTGTGGGCATGCGCATTCGTGGTTCAATTGGCGAAGAGCAGATGATTGGTGCAGCGACAGACTTCAAGCTGTTGGCTGTACAGACGATGATTCCCATGGGACATATTTTATGGTCTGCCTGTTGGCTTGGAGCGGCTAAGGGAGTATACGAAGGGTTAATACAACTCATCCGTAATCCGCAAAATCGTTCCCGCTTCAATTTGCAGTCTGATTTGTTCTATGCAAGGCTTGCCAGGGTTCGATTGCAGTTGGACACAGTCAACATATATCTGAATGAGATGATCAGACAGTACGAAGATCATTCCAATCCGGGGAATATGAAGCTGCTTGAAGCGCCACGGTTCAATATACACATCAATAATCTTAAAATTTTGGCGTCAGAGACTCTTTTTCAGGCAACGGATCAAATGATAGACATTGCAGGACTATCCCACGGTTATACCGCCAATGATGGGCTTCCCCTGGAAAGGGCTTTTCGGGATTTACGTTCTGCAAGTCTGATGTATCACAATGATCGGCTGTTACTGGCGAATGGAAAGCTGAATTTGATAGATCACAGATTGCTGCCTTGA
- a CDS encoding ABC transporter ATP-binding protein, giving the protein MLILGYGGWLVLQGELSIGMFVVLFQLGFQFIQYLQDLFNSFMDWSAGGASVERLLNVMEGEQMDEGNTPVPLPLQSLSFNHVNFSYEPGRNVILNNLTFDIPMGLKIAIVGTSGSGKSTIAQLLIRYFDPDAGRILVNGKPLKQLYRSDWTERIGIVFQEPYFFPDTIQNNLLMGTEEEQSVNLMRSACEAAQIDEYILSLPEGYDTFIGDRGITLSGGQRQRLAIARALIQNRDILILDEATSALDVTTERRLQQAIDRYREGKTTIVIAHRLSTIQNADLIFVMHKGEMVESGTHDQLLNQEGLYREMVNLQDLSGEGQQTDLLQSLNSNGPSALA; this is encoded by the coding sequence GTGCTTATTCTTGGATATGGGGGTTGGTTGGTCCTGCAAGGCGAACTGTCTATTGGCATGTTCGTTGTCCTGTTCCAGCTGGGATTCCAGTTTATCCAATACTTACAGGATCTGTTCAACTCATTCATGGACTGGTCCGCAGGCGGTGCCAGTGTGGAGAGACTGCTTAACGTGATGGAAGGGGAGCAAATGGATGAAGGCAACACTCCTGTACCTTTGCCGCTGCAAAGTCTATCTTTTAACCATGTTAACTTTAGCTACGAGCCAGGGCGGAATGTCATATTGAATAATCTGACCTTCGACATTCCTATGGGACTTAAAATTGCCATTGTTGGTACCAGCGGCTCCGGAAAATCAACCATTGCCCAGCTCCTCATCCGTTATTTCGATCCGGATGCAGGTCGTATACTGGTGAATGGTAAGCCGCTCAAGCAATTGTACCGTTCAGACTGGACCGAGCGTATAGGCATTGTATTTCAGGAACCTTATTTTTTTCCGGATACCATACAAAACAATCTGTTAATGGGAACCGAAGAGGAGCAGTCTGTGAACTTGATGAGATCAGCTTGCGAGGCGGCACAAATCGATGAATATATCCTGAGTCTGCCGGAGGGATACGATACTTTTATTGGAGATCGGGGAATCACCTTGTCTGGAGGCCAGCGTCAGCGTCTCGCCATCGCCAGAGCCTTGATCCAGAATAGAGACATCCTGATATTGGATGAAGCGACCTCTGCGCTGGACGTGACGACAGAAAGACGTCTGCAGCAAGCCATTGACCGTTACCGTGAAGGAAAAACAACCATCGTTATTGCTCATCGTTTATCAACGATTCAAAATGCGGATCTGATTTTTGTCATGCATAAAGGGGAGATGGTTGAATCAGGAACACATGATCAACTGTTGAATCAAGAGGGATTATACCGGGAAATGGTCAATCTACAGGACTTAAGTGGAGAAGGACAGCAAACGGACCTTCTCCAGAGTTTGAATTCAAACGGGCCGTCAGCGTTGGCTTAA
- a CDS encoding acyl-CoA dehydrogenase family protein, with protein sequence MRYSYEVSEVTDTDTLSEVRMAAKRFAERAGEYDRDGSFPKENIADLKSASLMSVSIPSSSGGKRLSLRSLSSMAELLASGCLSTGMIWAMHIQQVEVLIHQGQHDVSEHLLSRLQEEQPLIASVTTEKGKGGTCSRPKVRW encoded by the coding sequence ATGCGTTATTCGTATGAAGTATCCGAAGTCACCGACACTGACACATTGTCCGAGGTAAGAATGGCGGCAAAACGCTTCGCTGAAAGAGCTGGCGAATATGACCGGGACGGGTCCTTCCCAAAAGAAAATATAGCTGACTTGAAGTCTGCAAGCCTGATGTCAGTATCCATCCCTAGCTCGTCAGGCGGTAAACGCCTTTCTCTCCGTTCCTTGTCCTCCATGGCAGAACTTTTGGCAAGCGGATGCTTATCCACGGGAATGATATGGGCCATGCACATACAGCAGGTAGAGGTATTGATTCATCAAGGTCAGCATGATGTTTCAGAACATCTTCTGTCCAGGCTGCAGGAAGAACAGCCCTTAATCGCCTCGGTAACAACTGAAAAGGGAAAAGGGGGCACTTGCTCTCGTCCAAAAGTCCGATGGTGA
- a CDS encoding ABC transporter transmembrane domain-containing protein: MSLKKHIHFLKKYIMTRPSLLLISVILMSLESLSFLSIIGLQQRLIDNILLQGQYELVTEIVCLFVLAFLLYAVLFTYAPHMMHRNQSVIQSHMADDFMSYIYRIPIRQLQKERIATYVHYITQDLDKVADMIGNQIPRGIQQLFVVLFVAVMIGMVSPVMLIACFILGVAYVSLGRVFAVKLKKAAGHVQKAKTGVLVHIEQGISSTREVLAYHRLDWEKRDMTSCTIRITRK, translated from the coding sequence TTGTCGCTGAAGAAGCATATTCATTTTCTGAAAAAATATATCATGACACGTCCATCATTACTGCTCATCTCCGTCATTCTAATGTCCCTGGAATCTTTGTCTTTCCTGAGTATTATTGGTCTCCAGCAGCGTCTCATTGACAATATTTTATTACAAGGCCAATATGAGCTTGTGACAGAGATTGTCTGTCTTTTTGTGCTGGCTTTCCTTCTTTATGCCGTGCTTTTCACCTATGCTCCGCACATGATGCATCGAAATCAGTCTGTTATCCAATCTCATATGGCTGATGACTTTATGTCCTATATATACAGAATTCCAATACGTCAATTGCAAAAAGAACGTATAGCCACATATGTGCATTACATTACCCAGGATCTGGACAAGGTTGCCGATATGATCGGAAATCAGATTCCTCGCGGTATTCAGCAGCTATTTGTTGTTCTGTTTGTAGCCGTCATGATTGGCATGGTCAGCCCAGTCATGCTGATTGCCTGCTTTATACTGGGTGTGGCATACGTGAGTCTCGGCAGAGTCTTCGCAGTTAAACTGAAGAAGGCAGCTGGCCATGTTCAGAAGGCAAAAACCGGTGTGCTCGTTCATATTGAGCAAGGGATCTCTTCCACCCGAGAAGTGCTGGCTTATCACAGACTGGACTGGGAGAAGAGAGATATGACAAGCTGTACAATACGTATTACGAGAAAGTGA
- a CDS encoding NUDIX domain-containing protein: protein MYVNVRAMIERVVNGELQLYLQIRDKPNQPKAWELPGGQLEEYESMIDGLKREVREETGLELTRISGKDTYLQVRTGTGLLEGIQPFAVYQTLEGPIDSMGVYFRCEAEGTALQSGDQARDGRWVPVKELKQMAELDMESFSWIDSVGIQLYLQSEDDKPVQQLEKGDLR, encoded by the coding sequence ATGTACGTTAACGTGCGCGCTATGATCGAAAGAGTGGTGAACGGAGAGCTTCAACTGTATTTACAGATTCGGGACAAGCCCAATCAACCCAAGGCATGGGAACTGCCCGGAGGGCAACTCGAAGAGTATGAGTCCATGATCGATGGACTGAAACGGGAGGTCAGGGAAGAAACAGGCCTTGAACTGACCCGCATTTCAGGTAAGGATACGTATTTGCAGGTAAGGACAGGCACAGGTTTACTGGAGGGCATTCAACCTTTTGCTGTCTACCAGACACTGGAGGGACCCATCGATTCGATGGGTGTATATTTTCGCTGTGAAGCTGAAGGCACAGCCTTGCAGTCCGGAGATCAAGCTCGTGACGGACGTTGGGTACCTGTCAAAGAATTAAAGCAGATGGCAGAGCTGGATATGGAATCGTTCAGCTGGATTGATTCCGTGGGTATTCAGTTGTATCTGCAATCGGAAGATGATAAACCTGTTCAACAATTGGAGAAGGGGGATTTAAGATGA
- a CDS encoding class I adenylate-forming enzyme family protein produces the protein MKDMEPRCIGDILLHQAEQSTDRIAVTFGEQKWTYKQLLSTTAALQLEIEDRVREGEVVVICLPNSPAYIHAYFAVTLLGAVIMPLYSGSSEAEIRLACHTVDAALCITTQEMKSKLSNQNLSVLSLEDSQAPSVETKPIYRPRLADEVALMLQTSGTTGNPKIVQHTHHNLITNVKAHCESLSLTEKDKVLITLPMPFGYCNTSQFLSHLYLGGELVIMTGLFLPTSFMKTMQEQDITVVTAVPTMLQALSLLKSDYKSLPHLRYICFGGGQVTPNILESVRKKLPSHVKMVQTYGQTEAGPRITTRIIPEVYEPSNVGQAIRGVEISIRDEEGNRLDVHEPGDVWVHSSSIMKGYYLNPTETDKVLQNGWLRTGDRGYLDEQNNLWILGRTKLLIKTGGKQVHPEEIERLIMEHFPLEQAIVKGEADPWLGEALVAYIIPRKSDAPVEATDILRLCRSKLSAYKVPKRVEIVQTLPRTATGKIRRD, from the coding sequence ATGAAGGATATGGAACCCCGGTGTATCGGTGACATCCTGTTACATCAGGCAGAGCAGAGTACGGATCGGATTGCCGTAACATTCGGCGAGCAGAAGTGGACGTATAAGCAGCTTTTGTCCACAACCGCGGCCTTACAGTTAGAGATTGAGGATCGTGTTAGGGAAGGCGAAGTGGTGGTGATCTGCCTGCCCAACTCTCCAGCCTACATCCATGCTTACTTTGCGGTTACCTTGCTGGGAGCGGTAATCATGCCGCTCTATTCCGGCAGTTCCGAGGCAGAAATCAGACTGGCTTGTCATACGGTAGACGCCGCTCTCTGTATCACTACTCAGGAGATGAAATCCAAGCTAAGTAATCAGAACTTGTCAGTCCTGAGTCTGGAGGATTCGCAGGCACCCTCTGTGGAGACGAAGCCCATATACAGACCTCGTCTTGCAGACGAAGTCGCCTTAATGCTGCAAACGTCGGGAACGACCGGGAATCCCAAAATTGTTCAGCACACTCACCATAACCTGATTACCAATGTGAAGGCTCATTGCGAATCTCTGTCGCTGACGGAGAAAGATAAAGTGCTGATCACGCTGCCTATGCCTTTCGGCTATTGCAATACCTCCCAATTCTTGAGCCACCTGTACCTGGGCGGAGAATTGGTCATTATGACAGGTCTGTTTCTGCCCACTTCATTTATGAAAACGATGCAAGAGCAAGACATTACCGTGGTTACTGCAGTACCAACCATGCTGCAAGCGTTGAGCCTGTTGAAATCCGATTATAAATCGCTTCCTCATCTGCGTTATATCTGCTTTGGGGGAGGACAAGTTACGCCCAACATATTGGAGTCCGTTCGCAAGAAACTGCCCTCCCATGTGAAAATGGTGCAAACGTACGGCCAAACGGAGGCCGGTCCGCGGATTACAACCAGGATCATTCCGGAAGTATATGAACCATCTAATGTCGGCCAAGCCATACGCGGGGTTGAAATCTCCATCAGGGATGAAGAAGGCAATCGCTTGGATGTGCATGAACCAGGTGATGTATGGGTTCATAGTTCCAGCATCATGAAGGGATATTACCTCAATCCAACAGAGACGGATAAAGTACTGCAAAACGGATGGCTTCGTACAGGAGATCGCGGTTACTTGGATGAGCAAAATAATCTGTGGATACTGGGAAGAACCAAACTGTTGATCAAAACAGGAGGTAAACAGGTGCATCCGGAGGAAATTGAGCGACTAATCATGGAGCACTTTCCGCTGGAGCAAGCCATTGTCAAAGGAGAGGCTGATCCTTGGCTCGGCGAAGCACTGGTAGCTTACATCATTCCTCGCAAATCGGATGCACCTGTTGAAGCTACAGATATTTTGCGTTTGTGCCGTTCCAAGTTATCCGCTTACAAGGTGCCTAAAAGGGTGGAAATTGTGCAAACCCTTCCGAGAACTGCTACCGGAAAGATCCGAAGAGATTAA
- a CDS encoding class I SAM-dependent methyltransferase, whose translation MAAVRPAVMERFQKEVLDRLPAGFTFFDAGGGTGRWSLKVLQEYPESAGYTYDLSEDMLRQAMAKRESNDLQERWTIRQGDLHAIEGVQPESVDVCFNFHNVLGFVEEPLKMLQEVVKLLKPEGYLVSFTPNLYHALYFNISLGRIEEARKLTGGKGRFTLEMPDIYMFTPKQLQEYYLECGLKVLNLKGFPAFIYPGFLETQIEGNTQTLSEILSDPAVFESILEIESQYLDVKELVSRGNNIFIVGQK comes from the coding sequence TTGGCAGCTGTCCGACCAGCTGTTATGGAACGTTTTCAAAAAGAAGTCTTGGATCGATTACCTGCCGGGTTCACGTTTTTTGATGCGGGTGGAGGGACTGGCCGCTGGTCGCTTAAAGTCCTTCAAGAATATCCGGAGAGTGCCGGATATACGTATGATCTGTCAGAGGACATGCTGAGACAAGCGATGGCCAAACGCGAATCGAATGATCTTCAGGAAAGATGGACGATCAGGCAAGGTGACCTTCATGCTATTGAAGGCGTACAGCCTGAATCCGTGGATGTCTGCTTTAACTTTCATAACGTATTGGGATTTGTGGAAGAGCCGCTTAAAATGCTGCAGGAAGTCGTAAAGTTGCTTAAGCCCGAGGGATATTTGGTATCGTTTACACCTAATCTGTACCATGCCCTGTACTTTAATATTTCCCTGGGCAGAATTGAAGAGGCACGAAAGTTAACGGGCGGCAAGGGGCGCTTCACGCTCGAAATGCCCGATATATATATGTTTACTCCCAAGCAACTTCAAGAATATTACCTTGAATGCGGGCTGAAGGTATTGAATCTTAAAGGCTTTCCTGCCTTCATTTATCCCGGATTTCTGGAGACGCAGATTGAGGGTAACACCCAAACCCTGAGCGAGATTTTGTCTGATCCGGCTGTGTTCGAGAGCATTTTGGAGATTGAATCCCAGTATCTTGACGTAAAAGAACTTGTATCGCGTGGCAACAATATTTTTATTGTCGGGCAGAAGTAA
- a CDS encoding phosphopantetheine-binding protein: MSHFETVCRLVKEELEDRIEDNYVFSGKENLVSDLQLDSIMILQLIIKIEDEFQITIEDDELTPQLFENVEVLTAFVDTKTA, encoded by the coding sequence ATGTCGCATTTTGAAACGGTATGCAGGCTTGTAAAAGAAGAGCTTGAGGATCGGATTGAAGACAATTATGTTTTTTCGGGAAAAGAGAATCTGGTATCTGATCTGCAATTGGACTCCATTATGATTCTTCAGTTGATCATTAAGATAGAGGATGAGTTTCAAATTACGATTGAGGATGACGAACTTACACCGCAACTATTCGAGAATGTTGAAGTGTTAACGGCCTTCGTTGATACCAAGACAGCGTAA
- a CDS encoding nucleotidyltransferase family protein: MSSDSTLTDEERLVLLCSKPVLRNVEVEDFRQLMTAHMDWSRVFGMLHTHGVMGTAWQNIERYFLVEGTEKAIYGKFVSSVKQMYHMQKMRGEQQCRFTLDICRELDKRSIQYSLLKGIVLSQVAYGDLGSRDFKDNDMLIHSSQIDEAIAVMKEMGYVQGMINYKTNSVTPLPRREIMIRSMVSHEVIPLIKYIENSPFLEYHALDLQFSLDLMTSRRTDRAVQQMLERSQRIDVAGHPVHTLEWEDLLLFMLIHLTREATSELDVMAYKDILLYKFMDIHRFLNSPEVNVDWDKVLQRAQDLNFQKEVFYALHYTKTLYGEAGPEGFLDKLNIEDREFLHQVYPYNSEEIAIRWQNSLEERLFDTNRPSKLQKSNPIVPGKR; this comes from the coding sequence ATGTCATCAGATTCTACCCTAACCGATGAAGAAAGATTGGTTTTATTGTGTTCAAAGCCTGTTCTTCGGAATGTGGAGGTTGAAGATTTTCGTCAGTTAATGACTGCTCACATGGACTGGAGCCGCGTATTCGGCATGCTGCACACCCATGGTGTGATGGGAACCGCATGGCAAAATATCGAGCGTTACTTTTTGGTGGAAGGCACGGAGAAGGCGATCTATGGCAAATTCGTCAGTTCGGTCAAGCAAATGTATCATATGCAAAAAATGCGAGGCGAACAACAGTGCAGATTTACCCTTGATATTTGTCGTGAGCTGGACAAGCGGAGCATTCAATACAGTTTGCTGAAAGGTATCGTACTTTCCCAAGTAGCGTATGGGGATCTGGGAAGCCGGGATTTCAAAGATAATGATATGCTTATACATTCAAGTCAGATTGATGAAGCGATAGCGGTTATGAAGGAAATGGGATATGTGCAGGGGATGATTAACTATAAAACGAATTCGGTTACCCCGCTGCCTCGCAGGGAAATCATGATCCGATCGATGGTGTCCCATGAAGTCATTCCTTTGATCAAATATATAGAAAATAGTCCGTTTCTTGAATATCATGCGCTGGATTTGCAATTTTCGCTCGATCTCATGACCAGCCGCCGAACAGATCGGGCAGTGCAGCAGATGTTGGAGAGAAGCCAGCGTATTGATGTTGCAGGACATCCTGTGCACACCTTGGAATGGGAAGATCTGCTGTTATTTATGCTTATTCATCTTACCCGTGAAGCAACAAGTGAACTGGATGTTATGGCGTACAAGGATATCCTGCTCTACAAATTCATGGACATTCACCGTTTCCTGAACAGCCCTGAGGTGAATGTGGATTGGGATAAGGTTCTGCAGCGGGCTCAGGATTTGAATTTCCAAAAGGAAGTATTCTACGCTCTTCATTATACGAAGACCCTGTATGGCGAGGCCGGACCGGAAGGATTTCTGGACAAGCTAAATATTGAAGATCGGGAATTCCTCCACCAGGTGTATCCGTACAACAGCGAAGAGATTGCGATCCGTTGGCAGAATTCCTTGGAGGAACGATTGTTTGATACGAATCGACCGTCCAAACTTCAGAAGAGCAATCCAATCGTTCCAGGGAAAAGATGA
- a CDS encoding SDR family NAD(P)-dependent oxidoreductase encodes MHISLQGLRLLLVGGSGTLGGCLLEKMLQEGAIVAATYNQTPIHIHENYTGIQDRLYVGHLDVTKTELLDESLQGLMDRLEWVDGLIYNAGIINDASFDEMSYAQWRDVMQVNLDGAFLVSQKVSQLMKARGRGKIIHVSSYRGIVGSSQQSNYAASKAGLNALTKSMARELGSFGIAVNAICPGFMRTNLNRHHAGKYQKALDESLLSRISTPEETANFILYLLSEHVANVSGQIFQMDSRG; translated from the coding sequence GTGCACATTTCTCTTCAAGGACTTCGATTGCTTCTTGTTGGGGGTTCGGGAACGCTTGGAGGGTGTCTTCTTGAAAAAATGCTGCAAGAAGGGGCGATTGTCGCTGCCACCTATAACCAAACCCCTATTCATATTCATGAGAATTATACAGGTATACAGGATCGTCTATATGTCGGTCATCTGGATGTCACGAAAACAGAACTTCTGGATGAATCTTTACAAGGACTAATGGATCGACTGGAATGGGTGGATGGGCTGATATATAATGCCGGAATTATCAACGATGCGTCTTTTGACGAGATGAGTTATGCTCAATGGCGCGATGTTATGCAGGTTAACCTGGACGGCGCATTTCTCGTCTCTCAGAAGGTCAGCCAGCTGATGAAGGCACGAGGCAGGGGGAAAATTATTCACGTGTCCTCTTACCGCGGTATTGTAGGGAGCTCCCAGCAAAGCAATTATGCAGCTTCCAAGGCCGGACTTAATGCTCTGACCAAATCAATGGCACGTGAGTTGGGTTCATTCGGCATTGCGGTTAATGCAATCTGTCCGGGATTTATGCGAACCAATCTGAACCGGCATCATGCTGGAAAATATCAAAAGGCTCTCGATGAGAGTCTTTTGTCCCGCATTTCCACACCGGAGGAGACAGCGAATTTTATTCTTTATCTGTTGTCCGAACACGTTGCCAATGTCAGCGGGCAGATCTTTCAAATGGACAGCAGAGGTTAG
- a CDS encoding ABC transporter ATP-binding protein gives MQKYYGMFWLLVCCGIGVTCIQVAIPKGVQYFIDIIVPSADVIRFRWLIILLVAGMFLMFGLMAWQNLLQRSIQEKAARDLQYDIFSHMRKLGYSYFQQRPVGESLSFMNTEVSILQDFYRFLLPHTIQNIVVSIVSITVMCAISIPLTLIMVPCLLLYYLVGPSIERKATILAKQNTEQRIAYNQKVYESVSALTEMRAHGVEDWDWKRFKGHLQPFLDGRVRMLWMAFWRGTIRRLSYYVGGVAVILYGIHLVKVQALSVGEMSAYLLYYFQVMQTVTLVITVITEQKVLMHQASRIHRFMQTEPEVVEIATPISLKEIGGEIRFEHVTYRYNHGPEVLSDFNLMIKAGQRVAIVGPSGHGKSTLLQLLVRFYDPQQGEILLDSVPIQKLSFAQLRESIGYVSQETYLFGDTIRNNILFGHPDATEEDMIQAAKAAYAHDFISAQPEGYDTLLGERGVNLSGGQKQRISIARMFIKKPSILLLDEATSALDTASEQEVQQALERLLLGRTTIAVAHRLSTIKDYDVIVVLEHGQIREMGSHEELMRRQGVYYQLNSGEEG, from the coding sequence GTGCAAAAATACTATGGCATGTTTTGGCTGCTGGTGTGTTGCGGTATTGGAGTCACGTGCATTCAGGTTGCGATTCCCAAGGGAGTTCAGTATTTCATCGATATCATCGTTCCCTCCGCTGATGTTATCCGATTCCGGTGGCTCATTATTCTGTTGGTTGCCGGCATGTTTCTGATGTTTGGTCTGATGGCATGGCAAAATCTGTTGCAGAGATCCATTCAGGAGAAAGCGGCACGAGATTTGCAATACGATATTTTTAGTCATATGAGGAAGCTGGGATATTCTTATTTCCAACAACGTCCTGTTGGTGAAAGCTTGTCTTTCATGAATACGGAAGTGAGTATCCTTCAGGACTTCTATCGGTTTCTTCTTCCGCATACGATCCAAAACATTGTAGTCTCTATTGTATCCATCACAGTGATGTGTGCGATAAGCATTCCTTTAACACTGATCATGGTGCCGTGCCTGCTTCTCTATTATCTGGTTGGACCATCCATCGAAAGAAAAGCTACCATCCTGGCCAAGCAGAATACGGAACAGCGCATAGCCTATAATCAAAAGGTATACGAGAGTGTATCAGCGCTGACTGAAATGCGTGCCCACGGAGTCGAGGACTGGGATTGGAAACGGTTCAAGGGACACTTGCAGCCTTTTCTGGATGGACGGGTTCGCATGTTATGGATGGCTTTCTGGAGGGGCACGATACGCCGATTATCCTATTACGTTGGCGGAGTGGCAGTCATCCTGTACGGCATTCACTTGGTGAAGGTACAGGCGTTGAGCGTAGGAGAGATGTCGGCGTATTTGCTTTACTATTTTCAGGTTATGCAGACGGTAACCCTGGTCATTACGGTTATTACGGAACAAAAAGTTCTGATGCATCAAGCTTCCAGAATTCATCGCTTCATGCAAACAGAACCCGAAGTTGTCGAAATAGCCACACCGATCTCCTTAAAGGAAATTGGCGGAGAGATTCGGTTCGAACACGTCACATATCGTTACAACCACGGTCCGGAAGTGCTCTCGGATTTTAATTTGATGATTAAGGCGGGTCAACGAGTGGCCATCGTAGGTCCAAGTGGGCACGGAAAATCTACCCTGCTTCAGCTTTTGGTTCGTTTTTACGATCCGCAGCAGGGCGAAATTCTATTGGACAGTGTACCAATACAAAAACTTTCATTTGCACAATTGCGAGAAAGTATAGGATATGTGTCCCAGGAAACGTATCTTTTTGGTGATACCATTCGCAATAACATTCTTTTTGGACATCCGGACGCGACAGAAGAAGACATGATCCAGGCGGCTAAGGCCGCATATGCACATGATTTCATTTCGGCTCAGCCTGAAGGATACGACACGCTGCTTGGGGAAAGAGGCGTTAACTTGTCCGGAGGTCAGAAACAGCGTATATCCATTGCCCGTATGTTTATCAAGAAACCTTCCATTCTCTTACTTGATGAGGCAACGTCCGCGCTTGATACAGCAAGTGAACAAGAAGTACAACAAGCACTGGAACGTCTTCTGTTAGGCAGGACGACCATTGCCGTTGCCCATCGGTTATCAACCATTAAGGATTACGATGTGATTGTTGTGCTTGAACATGGGCAAATCCGGGAAATGGGAAGTCATGAGGAATTGATGAGAAGACAGGGCGTTTACTATCAGCTGAATTCGGGAGAGGAGGGGTGA